The DNA window TCAGAAATAACATTAATTCATAAGAGTGGAAATTACTCAAACCAATATCCAGGATGCATGAAAGACAACAGGAATATAAGTAAGAGTAAACCAAATTTGATGCAGTATCAGTTATTCTCGCTAGAGTTGCTACTAGTCTGGAACCATAATTGGGATGCAGGATGAAGAGGTGGGATGAAGGGACAAGATTGACACCAAGTTTGGACAATTCGGGTGgcattaaataagaataaactCCGGTCAACTTTGACGACATAGCAATGTTCCAGGATGATTTTCCAGAGTAATTTGCACTTGCATTTGTCATTTTGAAGAAGAGATAGTGttacaaatttattatttcaagCAGAAAAAGAAATGTTCAGTGCAGTAAAGAGGAACCAGTAAAAGCTCTGACCTGCACTCTATCAAGAACTTTATGGTGATGAGCAAAAATTATCATCTTTTGGGAAATGGGGTTTACATCCAATTCTGCTACGCTGTCTAATTCTAAAATGAGCGGATGAATGCAAAGCCAATCTCGAAACCCAGGTAGTTTTGCAATACCAAGCTCTTGGTAGGAGAGTTTACTTGATCTGCAAGAAGCACCACCACCTAAAAGAAAATGAAGCTTTAGGATAAAATTATGCAGAAGATTTCCGGCAAATTATAAGCTTGATAAAATGCTTGTTCAGCCATTGATTAGTAGTTACttctttattatattttgaacaTATTATCTGACTAATAacttgaaaaggaaaaaaaataaaaccttaTAACATAAGCATTCATCAACTTGTTGTATTCTACTATAATACTAATTTTTCTTACTTTACTTAGGTCTTACCAAATAATTTGCACAACCTTGATGTCACAAAAAAAAAGTCAGAACTATGAAATCACTTtcattatttgataattttaagaCAGATCTGACACGCATAaagattttaaaactttaagtgCAATACCTTCAGAAGTATCATCATTCACAATCCCAACGGCTTCCTTTGCCGATACTATGTCTGATTTCTTCAACAATAATCGTATAATTTGTCGACGTTTTGGTGGTAACTGCTCCATCACATGCTTCTTCAAACGTCTTATCTACAAAATGAAGATAACTATGATGACAATTTTTCACAAGTAAGCACAAGTAACACTGTACAAAATCCTGTTTGACTACCTAGAGAAAGAGAAATGCACTGCCAAAATCCTTCCACCAACCCCTTCTCTCGGAATACCTCCACTCACCCACcccaaaagaaaagaagagaaaaaaaagcaTTAGTAATCGATAGACTAATTACCTGAAGAAAGAAACAGGTAAAAATAAAGCTGATATTTGAACTAGATATGTGCTTCAAGTATTTGACCCTCATAGAGGCTTAGGCACTGAGGTACTTGTTTCCAAAGTTTTGACAGTTAAACCATAATTTATTACGcgagttttttaataaaaaaaatttacaactGTTCAAGGAAAGATAATTTACAACACACATCTTGAAAAACCTTTGGTAAACTAGACAAAAAGAAAGATGACAGAGACAATTATTAGTGTAAGAGTTGGAGTAATTTAACAATATCATTTAAAGCAACAGCTAAAAGTTAATGCATGGACTTtagtagaagaagaaaaagacagTAACAACCCAAGAAAGGAGAAGGGGGTTGACATAATAAAGATTGAACTAAAAACAACATGATTGTAAGACAGCAAAAGCGAGAACATAGTAGGAGGCAATAATATTTGCAATATAGAACACAAAGTTTTAAGACATCAAAAGTAAGAGCATACCATAACAGTTTGCCGAAGTAGCACATTCAGTTCTTCCAAGCGGATGCCCTTTGAGAAATCCTGCAATAAAGATATTCGCTAAACATTAAATACCTCATGACTTCAACGCACAGAACTCAATATTGTTATTGTCCATGAAAACTGGAACCTACTTCATCTCACAAACCAATCAAGCAgcaaatttttttctttttgattcttCCTAGTACCCCTTccaaatttttctttctttatcaaCCGTACACATGAGATGAAGTCTTATAAACAACTCAGCATAGTCATAAACAATATTTCTGTACAGCTTTTAAAAGATCATTTCATGCTTTTGAGCTAAACTTACAATTACCTGGAAACGATTCCCCTCAGAAGTCTGAACATGTCTAATTGCACAGTAAGTTTTTGCAAAATCAAATTTGCTCTGTCCTAGTAAGCCAGGCCTACAAAACAGAAGCATTTTCAGACAATGGTAATCCcgattaataaaaaggtgagaaaGATAATTAACAGAGCAAGAGTTGGAGAGCACTTGCCATAACATATTTATCTGATGAAAAATGTCATATGGCCTATGATCACCTAAGAGTTCACATAAGGAACGCATCAGAATACATTTCCAGAATCAAAGGTAATGCAGACAGAAACTTGAGAAAGCGAATACAGGCAGAGGGAATGATTAAAAatgaaactgttttgattcaAAGATCACTAcaaataatatgataaaaagATACAGAAATCCTGTTGCTTCATAAAACAAGCTATGACCTGGATAAAGAAGGTGTCCCAGATAAAAGAACTATGCGTTTGACCTTTTCTGCCACATTAAGAACAGCTTTTATCTGTTAACACAAAAAGTATTAACATAGTTACTGGCACAAAGATAACATGTAAATGTAGTTGAAAGAAAATTGAGtcataaattttaatacaaaattatgAAGCTCTCTCACTATGCAATAGTGCAATCTTCAGCTAGTTATTCGAAAGGAGAAATCTACAATGCATACTGTTGGACCAAGTCCTTTTGATCTCTTCAATTTTGACTTTTGACAAGCAATTTAAAGGTTCTAAtattgtttattagtgtgtaggaaccTATTAAAACCATCGTAGGTCAATTCGGAAATTTCTAACGAGAATCAAAAAATCGGAAATTTGACTTTCCCGTAGGTTTTCGCGCCTGCTACCTTCAGGCTGTCACGGGCGCGACTCACAAGTAGCGGGCGCTACTTCAGGCCTTCGCAGGCGCTACCCAGATGTTTGACATACCCTTTGTTTCACTTAATTTATTGCGGGCGCGACTCAGAGTCGTAGTGGGCGCTGCCTTTTCAACCGTTGCAATCCACAACGGTTATATTTGAATGCCCCAATGAAGAGGTGCCCTGTGGCACTTGACCGTTGGCTTTTCTGAAGACACCAGAGGTCGCGGGTGCAACCCCAAAGGGTAGCAGGCACTACCCAGTGCTTTTCAGCACAAAAATAAGTTTTCTTCTAGAAGACTTTTGGGCTagttgttggggttataaatacccccCATCTATCACATTTATGTGGTTAGACACTTATACATTAACAACAACTACAAGCATTCAATTATATCTCTCTCTTATTAAATAGTGCATCATTAATCGATTGTTTTTCTTTGTTGTTGATActcaattttgaattattattagtGTTTGTAGGTTTGTGATTAGCCTTGGAAAAATCAATTTTGCTTTTCTTTGTTGTTGATAATATTTTCATGTCTGATTGTTATAAACCACAGAACCAATTATACATTACTATTAGTCGATGCACTGAAGATACAGTCATTCCAATGTATCAAAAGAACTTCATGACGTCAGAAGCTTGATAAGAGAATCACATCTTACTCATGAGACAAACATATATATTATACATCCCCAACTTCCAAAAGCCCAAAAATACCTCATTTGGTTCTGACTTCTTTTTTGAGCAACGCACATGGTGAGATTCATCAACTATTAGAAGAGCCCATTCTCGCTCAAGCATGCTCTTTTGCAGGTGTTGAagcattttaaaagaaataaccaCAACTCTCGGGCATCTTGTAAGATATGCAGGGTTGTTTTGATGACCAAAAActgaaatagaaaaaattgtaagtaataCATTTAAGATTAACGGCAGCTAAGAAAAGTTTCAGAAATTTGGCTAAGGTGAACAAAGGAAGCAGTTGCCTAACTAATTTCCTAATtctattgtaaaaaaaatagcgCATAAAAGATCCCATGAAAAATGAAGATTTTGTTAGCCATTATGAAACTAAAGCAAGACACGGGAACACAAAGCAAGAGGCGGACCACAAAGCAAAACATATCATGAAATATTGATGAAAGATtcagataaaatataaaacagtgACAGTTATAATCAAAGGGTAGGAAAAGAAAAACAGTGACAGTTATAATCAAAGGGTAGGAAAAGATAAGAAGCCAGTACCGAGGTGAATTTCAGAAGGTAAACAGGAAGGCATCCATCGCTCTAATTCTTCTGCCCATGAAAACCGTAGTATAGCAGGGCAAACAATGAGTATAGGGCCCTCATTCATGAAACAGCCAGCAATAGCAATTGCCTGGAACAAATTCAGTAGATACATGATTATATACTTACATCATCTCCTTTTATAGAGTTTCTAAAACTCGAGTAAGGCACAACCAATAATATAGGCAGAAATCAGAAAAAGATGGTTATTTAGGCAGATACTTGCTAGCATGCCTAAAGATCGTTAATGATATACAAACAAGACCATTCTCaaaaccattaaccataaatATTCACTAAATATAATAACTCATAAAATGTCCTAATGTCTAAATGACTCAAAACCTTGAAGGATGGTCTCATACAAGTAGAGAGTAGGCGTGCACGGGCTTCTAGAGTGTGACACTAACACAAATTTCAGTACTTACAAAACTTCCAGCAAAACAACTACCTGAAGAGTTTTTCCAAGACCCATTTCATCAGCAATAAGACATCGACCACCCCTTCGTAAACCAAACCTTAAACCATCTAGTTGGAAAGGTAAGAGTACATCCAAAATCTTTCTTGGTAGTTTCCCAATCAATTCATCAACCTTTTCATCACACAAATGTTCAGGCCTCAAGGGCTCCCATTTCCCCGTTTCAAAGGAATGCGAAAGTCTTTGGACAACATTTAGCGTGCCAAAAGGTATCTTCTCAATTTCAATAACCTTGTACTTCTTTAAACACGATAAAACCTCATCATAATATATAAGCTTATAAACACAAGCCTTTCCGCCTCCATGATTTTGCGTGTAGTGTGACGGCATCacctaaaataatataaaatcaactaaaattaACCAACATAGTAACAATGCAAAACTATTTCTCTTTATCAAACTACATTTTCTCTCAAATTCTATAGATTCTCAGACCGACTTACATCAGACAAGCAGCAATTTAATCTGTTTAAACATTCCTCTTCACCAGGGTAAACAAACCCTTGCAAAGCCTTAGGAGTAATGGAAAAAGAGTCGGGAGAGCAGATTTCGAGGCGGACCCGGAACTTTTGGTCCGAATGGGTGTTCGATTTCGGTTCAATCGGAGTAATATTAGTAGTGCTTGGAGTGTGATCCGGAGAGAGCTTTCTACATTTAAAAAGCCGCCACGGATTATTTTGTTGCTGCTGTTCTTGTTGTTGGTTTTGGTTGATGGCTGATTCGGTGAATGCTTTTCTCTTGGCTAATGCTGCTAATCGATTTGACTCAGCTCTTTGTCTTTGTTCTTCGGTTCGCATTTTGTTTATCTTGCGGaata is part of the Mercurialis annua linkage group LG3, ddMerAnnu1.2, whole genome shotgun sequence genome and encodes:
- the LOC126673653 gene encoding uncharacterized protein LOC126673653 isoform X2 translates to MRTEEQRQRAESNRLAALAKRKAFTESAINQNQQQEQQQQNNPWRLFKCRKLSPDHTPSTTNITPIEPKSNTHSDQKFRVRLEICSPDSFSITPKALQGFVYPGEEECLNRLNCCLSDVMPSHYTQNHGGGKACVYKLIYYDEVLSCLKKYKVIEIEKIPFGTLNVVQRLSHSFETGKWEPLRPEHLCDEKVDELIGKLPRKILDVLLPFQLDGLRFGLRRGGRCLIADEMGLGKTLQAIAIAGCFMNEGPILIVCPAILRFSWAEELERWMPSCLPSEIHLVFGHQNNPAYLTRCPRVVVISFKMLQHLQKSMLEREWALLIVDESHHVRCSKKKSEPNEIKAVLNVAEKVKRIVLLSGTPSLSRPYDIFHQINMLWPGLLGQSKFDFAKTYCAIRHVQTSEGNRFQDFSKGIRLEELNVLLRQTVMIRRLKKHVMEQLPPKRRQIIRLLLKKSDIVSAKEAVGIVNDDTSEGGGASCRSSKLSYQELGIAKLPGFRDWLCIHPLILELDSVAELDVNPISQKMIIFAHHHKVLDRVQELICEKGVGFVRIDGNTLPRDRQLAVSSFQSKNEIKIAIVGITAGGVGLDFSSAQNVVFLELPQSSSLMLQAEDRAHRRGQTSAVNIYIFCAKDSMDEKHWQYLNKSLHRVSSITDGKYDAVPEIPVDKVSFLETRSKAEGSSCNQVLEKDSSDKNSAITAVDMQSFETHDRVGMPVDISNEQSSSSASAVQTDEFQLKVEKASMVPDQELCEYFSPNGKAERDVSGSEISRHDGVSPSKLDMGDRNWLAKEQSASPQTKKIDGHGPVLENEARETFCNQVYSLRFEVSQYTGRIHLYSCIPGTDSRPQPLFENFRQEELETLSPVASDNKSTVKPFKGNPVYKDALLAFIEEWNKLRPVERRKLLGKSLQLPLSIELCYLNENNNHNTKGLLKGGSKRRMTPWSEISYPLPSNAIWKTVNLSSSYGKKEKAYTQGWSIEDGPLCKLCQTPWEAMLRHLNSLRIFSANLVAMKNTV